The proteins below are encoded in one region of Metallibacterium scheffleri:
- a CDS encoding tetratricopeptide repeat protein has protein sequence MFLTASGLMVALALALVLWPLLRQAGRQTRRRGLIALAVLFIFGLPLASAGLYEMVGNPAALNPAAAKQPLTLDQAITKIKAQLGHDSADPNLWTLLGQAYGAKNEPALAASAFEHALKYRPDDADLLVAWAQADSLAQPQHMIVGEARARLERALAVDPTHQRGLWLLGISDFQLQHYSEAIATWTRLLKLLPPDSDVARGVAKQVELAATRGSLKLSHAQAQVLSAATAAGAPPPATAGSSAPRLIVKVSLAPQLTARLAADSVLFVYARNSSGPSIPLAVARLPASALPATVTLTDAMSMAPGMNLSSAQQVIVGARLSAQGQALAQAGDLEGSAGPVAVSRTQPISIVIDKVVQQ, from the coding sequence ATGTTCCTGACCGCCAGTGGCCTGATGGTGGCGCTGGCGCTGGCGCTCGTGTTGTGGCCGCTGCTGCGCCAAGCCGGACGACAAACGCGTCGTCGCGGCCTGATTGCCCTCGCGGTGCTGTTCATCTTCGGCCTGCCTCTGGCCAGCGCTGGTTTGTATGAAATGGTCGGCAATCCGGCCGCGCTGAATCCTGCCGCCGCCAAACAACCATTGACGCTGGATCAGGCGATCACCAAGATCAAAGCCCAGCTTGGGCACGACAGCGCCGATCCGAATCTGTGGACACTGCTTGGCCAAGCCTATGGCGCCAAGAACGAACCCGCTCTTGCCGCGAGTGCTTTCGAACATGCGCTGAAATATCGCCCTGACGATGCCGATCTTCTGGTTGCCTGGGCGCAGGCCGATTCTCTTGCGCAACCGCAGCACATGATCGTCGGCGAGGCGCGCGCGCGCCTCGAACGGGCACTGGCCGTCGATCCAACGCACCAGCGCGGACTGTGGTTACTGGGCATCAGCGATTTCCAGTTGCAGCACTACAGCGAGGCCATCGCCACATGGACGCGCCTGCTCAAGCTGCTGCCGCCGGATTCCGATGTCGCGCGTGGTGTAGCCAAACAAGTTGAACTGGCCGCTACGCGCGGCTCGCTCAAGCTCAGCCACGCGCAAGCGCAGGTGTTATCGGCAGCCACCGCAGCCGGCGCTCCGCCCCCCGCGACGGCCGGCAGCAGCGCGCCACGCCTCATAGTGAAGGTGTCGCTCGCGCCGCAACTGACGGCCAGGCTCGCCGCCGATTCGGTGCTGTTCGTGTATGCGCGCAATTCCAGCGGGCCATCGATCCCGCTGGCCGTGGCACGGCTGCCAGCCAGTGCGCTACCGGCCACGGTGACACTGACCGATGCGATGAGCATGGCGCCCGGCATGAACCTGTCATCAGCGCAACAGGTGATCGTCGGCGCGCGTTTATCCGCGCAAGGCCAGGCACTGGCGCAGGCGGGCGATCTGGAGGGCAGCGCCGGCCCGGTCGCGGTCAGCCGCACACAGCCCATCAGCATCGTCATCGACAAGGTCGTGCAGCAATGA
- a CDS encoding class I SAM-dependent methyltransferase: MSATQWDQRYADEHYHYGTAPNAWLISQSWRLPRSGAALALADGEGRNGVWLAQQGLQTTSLDQSAAGLAKARKLASERGVALHTVQADLADWDWPVAAFDVVASIFVHLPEALRRRTHAGITRALRPGGLLILEAFTPAQLACASGGPRDPALLYSETQLREDFTALELIELLSGEVVLDEGPGHRGPGQVLRLLARRAA, translated from the coding sequence ATGAGCGCAACACAGTGGGATCAGCGCTACGCGGACGAGCACTACCACTACGGCACCGCGCCCAACGCCTGGCTGATCAGCCAGTCCTGGCGACTGCCGCGATCCGGGGCGGCGCTGGCACTGGCCGACGGCGAGGGCCGCAACGGCGTCTGGCTCGCCCAGCAAGGCCTGCAGACCACGAGCCTGGATCAATCCGCCGCCGGGCTGGCCAAGGCGCGCAAATTGGCCAGCGAGCGCGGCGTCGCACTGCACACCGTGCAGGCGGATCTCGCGGACTGGGACTGGCCGGTGGCGGCTTTTGACGTGGTTGCCAGCATTTTCGTGCACCTGCCTGAAGCCTTGCGCCGCCGCACGCACGCCGGCATCACGCGCGCGCTGCGCCCCGGCGGACTGTTGATTCTGGAAGCCTTCACACCCGCGCAACTGGCCTGCGCATCCGGCGGCCCCCGCGACCCTGCCCTGCTGTACAGCGAAACCCAGCTGCGCGAAGACTTCACCGCACTGGAACTGATCGAGCTGCTCAGCGGCGAAGTCGTGCTCGACGAGGGTCCTGGACACCGCGGTCCCGGCCAGGTGCTGCGATTGCTGGCGCGCCGCGCGGCCTGA
- the katG gene encoding catalase/peroxidase HPI yields the protein MSAELKCPVAHSQAVAGAMGNANWWPNQLNLAILHQHSAKSNPMGEAFDYAAEFKTLDLDAVVNDLKALMTDSQDWWPADYGHYGPLFIRMAWHGAGTYRIGDGRGGAGGGQQRFAPLNSWPDNVNLDKARRLLWPIKQKYGRKLSWADLMVLAGTVAMESMGLKTFGFGGGRVDQWEPDAAVYWGAETTWLDDQRHGTRQTELENPLAAVQMGLIYVNPEGPGGKSDPLVSAQMVRETFARMAMNDYETVALTAGGHTFGKCHGAGPVSHVGPAPEAAPVEAMGLGWISTYKSGTGGDQTGSGLEGSWTPTPTQWDMSYFDVLFGNEWEQVTTPAGAHQWTPKQNTARNMAPSSADPSKQVPIMMTDADMAMRVDPAYEKISRHFHKHPDEFADAFARAWFKLTHRDMGPRTRYLGKLVPKEELIWQDPVPAVHHALIDEKDIAALKAKLLGCGLSIAQLVATAWASASTFRGSDKRGGANGARIRLAPQKDWEVNQPVELAKVLAKLETIQKEFNAAASGGKKVSLADLIVLGGCAAVEAAVKNTGVEIKVPFAPGRSDATQEQTDAASFAVLEPKADGFRNYTRKGYEANAAELLVDKAQLLNLTAPEMSVLVGGLRVLGGNVGGSKHGVFTQRTGTLSNDFFVNLLDMGTKWERTATAGVMEGRDRKTGATKWTATTVDLMFGSNSQLRALAEVYATNDAQAKFAHDFAAAWGKVMNLDRFDLA from the coding sequence ATGTCCGCTGAATTGAAATGCCCGGTAGCGCACAGCCAAGCCGTTGCCGGCGCCATGGGCAATGCAAACTGGTGGCCCAACCAGCTCAACCTGGCGATCCTGCACCAGCATTCCGCCAAGTCCAACCCGATGGGTGAAGCCTTCGACTACGCCGCCGAGTTCAAGACCCTCGACCTCGATGCCGTGGTCAATGACCTGAAAGCGCTGATGACCGACTCGCAGGACTGGTGGCCGGCCGATTACGGCCACTACGGTCCGCTGTTCATCCGCATGGCCTGGCATGGCGCTGGCACCTATCGCATCGGCGACGGGCGCGGCGGCGCCGGCGGCGGCCAGCAGCGCTTCGCTCCGCTCAACAGCTGGCCGGACAACGTCAACCTCGACAAGGCGCGGCGCCTGCTGTGGCCGATCAAGCAGAAGTACGGTCGCAAGCTTTCCTGGGCCGATCTGATGGTGCTGGCCGGCACGGTCGCCATGGAGAGCATGGGCCTGAAGACCTTCGGCTTCGGCGGCGGCCGCGTGGACCAGTGGGAGCCGGACGCCGCCGTGTACTGGGGCGCCGAGACCACCTGGCTCGACGACCAGCGCCATGGCACCCGGCAGACCGAGCTGGAGAATCCGCTGGCTGCGGTGCAGATGGGCCTGATCTACGTCAACCCCGAAGGCCCCGGCGGCAAGTCCGACCCGCTGGTGTCGGCACAAATGGTGCGCGAAACTTTCGCGCGCATGGCGATGAACGATTACGAGACCGTGGCGCTCACCGCCGGCGGCCATACCTTCGGCAAGTGCCACGGCGCCGGCCCGGTCAGCCATGTCGGGCCCGCGCCCGAGGCAGCACCGGTCGAAGCCATGGGCCTGGGCTGGATCAGCACCTACAAGAGTGGCACGGGTGGCGATCAGACCGGCAGCGGCCTCGAGGGTTCGTGGACGCCGACGCCGACGCAGTGGGACATGAGTTACTTCGACGTGCTGTTCGGCAACGAGTGGGAGCAGGTCACGACGCCGGCGGGCGCGCACCAGTGGACGCCGAAGCAGAACACCGCCAGGAACATGGCTCCGTCCTCGGCGGACCCATCGAAGCAGGTGCCGATCATGATGACGGACGCCGACATGGCCATGCGCGTCGACCCGGCCTACGAGAAAATCTCGCGCCACTTCCACAAGCACCCGGACGAATTCGCCGACGCCTTCGCCCGCGCCTGGTTCAAGCTCACCCACCGCGACATGGGACCGCGCACGCGCTACCTCGGCAAGCTCGTGCCCAAAGAAGAGCTGATCTGGCAGGATCCCGTCCCTGCGGTGCATCACGCGCTGATCGATGAAAAAGACATCGCCGCGCTCAAGGCCAAGCTGCTGGGCTGCGGCTTGTCCATCGCGCAGCTGGTCGCCACGGCCTGGGCTTCAGCGTCCACGTTCCGTGGCAGCGACAAGCGCGGCGGCGCCAACGGCGCGCGCATTCGCCTCGCCCCGCAGAAAGACTGGGAGGTCAATCAACCGGTCGAACTGGCCAAGGTCCTGGCCAAGCTCGAAACCATCCAGAAGGAGTTCAATGCCGCGGCTTCAGGCGGCAAGAAAGTCTCGCTGGCCGATCTGATCGTGCTGGGCGGTTGCGCTGCAGTGGAAGCGGCGGTGAAAAACACCGGCGTCGAGATCAAGGTGCCGTTCGCACCGGGTCGCAGCGATGCCACGCAAGAACAGACCGATGCCGCATCCTTCGCCGTGCTCGAGCCCAAAGCCGACGGCTTCCGCAACTATACGCGCAAGGGCTACGAAGCGAATGCCGCCGAGTTGCTGGTGGACAAGGCGCAACTGCTCAACCTCACCGCACCGGAGATGAGCGTGCTGGTCGGCGGCCTGCGTGTACTGGGCGGCAACGTCGGCGGCAGCAAGCACGGCGTATTCACGCAGCGCACCGGGACGCTGAGCAACGACTTCTTCGTCAACCTGCTGGACATGGGCACGAAGTGGGAGCGCACCGCAACCGCAGGCGTGATGGAAGGCCGCGACCGCAAGACCGGTGCAACGAAGTGGACGGCCACCACGGTGGACCTGATGTTCGGCTCCAACTCGCAACTGCGCGCGCTGGCCGAGGTCTACGCGACGAACGATGCGCAAGCGAAGTTCGCGCACGACTTCGCCGCCGCCTGGGGCAAGGTGATGAACCTCGACCGCTTCGACCTCGCCTGA
- a CDS encoding beta-lactamase hydrolase domain-containing protein: MTTCAPRCIEGRLYCMGQPEHADLQALARKGVRRVINLRPHSELDWDEAACAATCGLEYVNIPVATPADLDRAHATALHEALQGDAPVLVHCGSANRVGALLALVATWEWGHPPEVALELGRSAGLAALEPAVRVRLGLPLD; encoded by the coding sequence ATGACCACTTGCGCCCCCCGATGCATCGAAGGACGTCTGTACTGCATGGGCCAACCCGAACATGCAGACCTGCAGGCGCTGGCGCGCAAGGGTGTGCGGCGTGTGATCAATCTGCGCCCGCACAGTGAGCTCGATTGGGACGAAGCCGCCTGCGCGGCCACCTGCGGGCTGGAGTACGTCAACATTCCGGTCGCCACGCCGGCGGACCTGGACCGCGCCCATGCCACGGCGCTGCACGAGGCGTTGCAAGGCGACGCGCCCGTGCTAGTGCATTGCGGTTCGGCCAATCGCGTCGGCGCGCTGCTGGCGCTGGTGGCGACATGGGAGTGGGGTCATCCGCCCGAGGTCGCGTTGGAACTTGGGCGCAGCGCTGGGCTGGCTGCGCTGGAACCCGCAGTGCGCGTGCGCCTGGGCCTGCCGCTCGATTGA
- a CDS encoding MBL fold metallo-hydrolase, whose protein sequence is MNPVIKSFLHAPSSTWTHLVIDPATQAAALIDPVLDFDYPSGATTTDSAAGIIADMRALDVKLEWILETHAHADHLSAAPQIRDSLGGRIAIGEGIRQVQAHFSAELNFEAGFRSDGSQFDYLFKDGERFHIGQLDARVIATPGHTRDSVSYLIGDALFVGDTLFMPDGGTARCDFPGGDAGLLYDSIHKLYELPEDTRLFVCHDYAPGGRAHRCLSSIGEQRRGNIHIHEGISRSQFISMRGARDRSLGMPALLYPSVQVNVRGGEFPPAESNGHVYLKVPLHAQPRQSA, encoded by the coding sequence ATGAATCCAGTCATCAAGAGCTTCTTGCATGCGCCCAGCTCGACCTGGACCCACCTGGTCATCGACCCGGCGACGCAAGCAGCGGCACTGATCGATCCGGTGCTGGATTTCGATTATCCATCCGGAGCCACCACCACCGACAGCGCCGCCGGGATCATCGCTGACATGCGTGCGCTGGACGTGAAGCTGGAATGGATCCTCGAAACCCATGCGCACGCCGATCATTTGTCCGCGGCACCCCAGATCCGTGACAGTCTTGGCGGGCGCATTGCCATTGGCGAAGGCATCCGTCAGGTGCAGGCGCATTTCAGCGCGGAGCTGAACTTCGAGGCAGGCTTCCGCAGCGACGGCTCGCAGTTCGACTATCTGTTCAAGGACGGCGAACGCTTCCATATCGGCCAGCTCGATGCGCGCGTCATCGCCACGCCTGGGCATACCCGCGACTCGGTCAGCTATCTGATCGGTGATGCGCTGTTCGTGGGCGATACCCTGTTCATGCCCGATGGCGGCACCGCGCGCTGCGATTTCCCGGGTGGCGATGCCGGGCTGTTGTACGACTCGATCCACAAACTCTACGAATTGCCCGAGGACACGCGCCTGTTCGTGTGCCACGACTATGCACCGGGCGGTCGCGCGCATCGCTGCCTGAGCAGTATTGGCGAACAGCGCCGTGGCAACATTCATATACACGAGGGCATCAGCCGCAGTCAGTTCATCAGCATGCGTGGCGCGCGTGATCGCAGCTTGGGCATGCCCGCGTTGCTGTATCCATCCGTGCAGGTCAACGTGCGCGGTGGAGAATTTCCGCCCGCGGAAAGCAATGGTCACGTGTATCTGAAAGTGCCGCTGCACGCACAGCCGAGGCAATCAGCATGA
- a CDS encoding group II truncated hemoglobin, protein MSNTSGLYARLGGAATLDQLAARFYVWMCELPEAAAVHAMHQMSLDQVEARLRAFLSAFFGGPDEYRARYGEPMMRRRHLAFAIGPGERDAWLACMQRALDEVVADSTLRAEAYAQIAAFAEHMRNREVAGVSAHESGSACTGRSHAPHIVAAKS, encoded by the coding sequence ATGAGCAACACAAGTGGCCTTTATGCGCGTCTGGGCGGCGCGGCCACGCTCGATCAACTCGCCGCGCGTTTCTATGTGTGGATGTGCGAGTTGCCGGAAGCCGCGGCAGTGCACGCCATGCATCAGATGAGCCTGGATCAGGTTGAGGCACGCCTGCGGGCGTTTCTCAGTGCTTTTTTCGGCGGACCGGACGAATACCGCGCACGTTACGGTGAGCCGATGATGCGGCGCCGTCACCTCGCTTTCGCGATCGGCCCCGGCGAGCGCGACGCATGGCTGGCCTGCATGCAGCGCGCATTGGATGAAGTAGTCGCCGATTCGACGCTGCGCGCGGAAGCGTACGCGCAGATCGCCGCATTTGCCGAGCACATGCGCAACCGCGAAGTGGCTGGCGTCAGTGCGCACGAGTCAGGGAGCGCGTGCACTGGAAGAAGTCATGCGCCGCATATCGTGGCTGCCAAATCATGA
- a CDS encoding rhodanese-like domain-containing protein, whose amino-acid sequence MFGTNTGSKHPLDIDCTAARQRLQQGAKMIDVREAHEVAHGKVPGSLHIPLGTLAGDIAATLARHGIDPAANDVLCICASGGRSRHAAMALRHAGCATAASVMGGVTAWAATGGTLARG is encoded by the coding sequence ATGTTCGGTACTAACACCGGCAGCAAGCACCCGCTTGATATCGACTGCACGGCCGCGCGGCAGCGCCTGCAACAGGGCGCGAAGATGATCGATGTGCGCGAGGCGCACGAGGTCGCGCACGGCAAGGTGCCGGGCAGCCTGCACATCCCGTTGGGCACCCTCGCGGGTGATATCGCCGCGACGTTGGCGCGTCATGGTATCGACCCCGCTGCCAACGATGTGCTGTGCATCTGCGCCAGTGGCGGGCGTTCGCGGCATGCCGCCATGGCCTTGCGCCATGCCGGGTGCGCAACCGCCGCCTCGGTGATGGGTGGCGTCACGGCCTGGGCCGCGACCGGTGGCACACTGGCGCGGGGCTGA
- a CDS encoding formylglycine-generating enzyme family protein, producing the protein MAGQSATGWQRKAGIGAAVALLLFALVYRFLPGWLMLPPTVPAASVSSGSSSISLGNAAMSLGSTPASAGTSIYNAGPPLALAPLTARIVSTPQYAGPPAVVDLLKQAHAAELAERWVGTPDSAAALYQRALALAPGNADARAGLGALSQRLASNARQAIDEGDAKAAQALLNLLRKLPGGLTATTPLQARLFVLEHVQPLLREAAEQARAGHALNPAGSSALDLYRRVLTLDPGNVVAARGVRDLQHGVLLQARAALASEDYPRVSRLLAQAQSVAPDSPELIAMRAQFRQTRRQHARALVARADAALQARAPRLAEQLAARARLLDPTLPQLASYAARMRDAKLYDGYRPGQVFADNFIDRAGSAPTMVVIPAGTFMMGSRPGQPGFRSNQAPAHTVTFSKGFALARSEISVAQFRAFVRATGYITDAERQGGAMVYDELSGRMRMDPGATWRDGYNGQPATGDMPVINISWDDAEAYCDWLSKATGKEYSLPSEAEYEYAERGGTTTPYWWGQGSPKQRVENLAGSLDRSPKGRRWDNSFKGYGDGYWGTAPVMSFLPNPFGLFDIDGNVSEWTEDCWHDNYVRAPDNGSAWVNPGCQNRVVRGSSWASTPDQALSAWRMDMPADLRSARIGFRVMRRL; encoded by the coding sequence ATGGCAGGACAATCCGCAACTGGCTGGCAACGCAAGGCGGGTATCGGCGCCGCGGTGGCGCTGCTGCTGTTCGCACTCGTTTACCGGTTTTTGCCGGGATGGCTGATGTTGCCTCCGACCGTGCCGGCTGCGAGCGTTTCGAGCGGCAGCAGTTCAATATCGCTGGGTAACGCGGCCATGAGCCTGGGCAGTACACCCGCCAGCGCCGGCACATCGATCTACAACGCCGGTCCACCGCTGGCGCTGGCACCGCTCACGGCGCGCATCGTGTCGACGCCGCAGTATGCCGGTCCACCCGCCGTGGTGGATCTGCTCAAGCAGGCACACGCGGCTGAACTGGCTGAACGCTGGGTCGGCACGCCGGATAGCGCGGCGGCACTGTATCAGCGCGCCCTGGCGCTGGCGCCCGGCAATGCCGATGCGCGCGCCGGGCTCGGCGCGCTGAGTCAGCGTCTTGCCAGCAATGCGCGGCAGGCCATCGATGAGGGTGATGCCAAAGCCGCGCAGGCACTGCTGAACCTGCTGCGCAAATTGCCTGGAGGGCTGACCGCGACGACGCCGCTACAGGCGCGTCTGTTTGTGCTGGAACACGTGCAGCCGCTGCTGCGCGAGGCCGCCGAGCAGGCGCGTGCGGGGCATGCGCTGAATCCTGCGGGCTCCAGCGCACTGGATCTGTATCGGCGTGTGCTGACGCTCGATCCAGGCAACGTTGTGGCCGCGCGCGGAGTGCGGGATCTACAACACGGCGTGTTGCTGCAAGCACGGGCAGCACTGGCCAGTGAGGATTACCCACGCGTGAGCCGCTTGCTGGCGCAGGCGCAAAGCGTGGCCCCTGACAGTCCGGAATTGATCGCCATGCGCGCGCAGTTCCGGCAGACGCGTCGTCAACATGCGCGTGCACTGGTTGCGCGCGCGGATGCCGCGCTGCAGGCGCGGGCGCCGCGACTGGCCGAACAACTGGCTGCACGGGCCCGGCTACTGGACCCGACACTGCCGCAACTGGCGAGCTACGCAGCGCGCATGCGCGATGCGAAGCTGTATGACGGTTACCGGCCGGGTCAGGTATTCGCGGACAACTTCATCGACCGCGCCGGCAGCGCGCCGACCATGGTGGTGATTCCGGCCGGGACATTCATGATGGGTTCGCGGCCCGGCCAACCTGGCTTTCGCAGTAACCAGGCGCCTGCGCACACGGTGACTTTCAGCAAGGGTTTTGCGCTGGCGCGCAGCGAGATCAGCGTGGCCCAATTTCGCGCGTTCGTGCGTGCCACCGGTTATATAACCGATGCCGAACGCCAGGGTGGCGCCATGGTCTACGACGAGCTCAGCGGCCGCATGCGCATGGATCCAGGCGCCACTTGGCGCGATGGTTACAACGGCCAACCCGCCACCGGCGACATGCCGGTGATCAACATCAGCTGGGACGATGCCGAGGCTTACTGCGACTGGCTGAGCAAGGCTACTGGCAAGGAATACAGCCTGCCCAGTGAAGCCGAATACGAATATGCCGAACGCGGCGGCACCACCACCCCGTACTGGTGGGGTCAGGGCAGCCCGAAGCAGCGCGTGGAGAATCTGGCCGGCTCGCTGGATCGCTCACCCAAGGGGCGCCGCTGGGACAACAGCTTCAAAGGTTACGGCGATGGCTACTGGGGTACGGCACCAGTGATGAGTTTCCTGCCCAATCCCTTCGGCTTGTTCGATATCGACGGCAATGTGTCGGAATGGACCGAGGATTGCTGGCACGACAACTATGTGCGCGCACCCGACAACGGCAGCGCCTGGGTCAATCCGGGTTGCCAGAACCGCGTGGTGCGGGGTAGCTCATGGGCGAGCACCCCCGATCAGGCGCTGAGCGCATGGCGCATGGACATGCCGGCTGATCTGCGCAGCGCGCGCATCGGCTTTCGCGTCATGCGCAGATTGTAG
- a CDS encoding ribonuclease D, which translates to MPACRNRSTVREAQWIDTPAGLDDWLAQLSMNAPSVGIDTEFVRESTFYPRLALLQIAVDEAIALIDPLAFDARALRVWLEAAPRICVLHSASEDIEVLRDLLPRGLPQLFDTQIAAAFAGLGAGVGYQRLVSDLLAVELPKDATRSDWTRRPLSLQQHTYAVQDVLHLHALREMLENKLRARGYVDWFMEDCVRLLRRADAPADAQPQRSFRAAAHWPESSLARLRALLLWRDAAARRWDVPRTWLLRDEHCADLALDPPAGLATLEARTRGQRALRQPVRAELWEHLQQPIEAAFIEATQRPDDFLKGNAKRAFDAMREYIDREAVRLDLPASLLCPRRGLERYIAAHDWPAELHGWRQGLLQTQLAPLLP; encoded by the coding sequence ATGCCTGCGTGCCGGAATCGGAGCACTGTGAGAGAAGCGCAATGGATCGACACGCCAGCCGGTCTCGATGACTGGTTGGCGCAACTGTCAATGAATGCGCCCAGCGTCGGGATCGACACTGAGTTCGTGCGCGAGTCGACTTTTTATCCGCGGCTGGCACTGCTGCAGATCGCCGTGGATGAGGCCATCGCGCTGATCGATCCACTGGCATTCGACGCGCGGGCGCTGCGCGTCTGGCTCGAGGCCGCGCCACGCATCTGCGTGCTGCACAGCGCCAGCGAAGACATCGAAGTGCTGCGCGACCTGTTGCCGCGTGGTCTGCCGCAACTTTTCGACACACAGATTGCTGCGGCTTTCGCCGGCCTGGGCGCTGGTGTCGGCTATCAGCGCCTGGTGTCCGATTTGCTCGCCGTCGAATTGCCGAAGGACGCCACGCGCTCCGACTGGACGCGCCGCCCGCTCAGCCTGCAGCAGCACACCTACGCAGTGCAGGACGTGCTGCATTTGCATGCGTTGCGCGAGATGCTCGAAAACAAATTGCGCGCGCGTGGCTATGTGGATTGGTTCATGGAAGACTGCGTGCGCTTGCTGCGCCGTGCTGATGCGCCCGCTGATGCACAACCGCAACGCAGCTTCCGCGCTGCTGCGCACTGGCCCGAAAGCAGCCTCGCGCGTTTGCGTGCCCTGCTGCTCTGGCGCGATGCCGCCGCGCGCCGCTGGGACGTGCCGCGTACTTGGCTGCTGCGCGACGAACACTGCGCGGATCTCGCCCTCGACCCGCCGGCCGGCCTCGCCACGCTGGAAGCCCGTACCCGCGGCCAGCGCGCGCTGCGCCAACCCGTGCGTGCCGAATTGTGGGAGCACCTGCAACAGCCCATTGAAGCGGCATTTATCGAGGCAACGCAGCGCCCCGATGATTTCCTCAAAGGCAACGCCAAGCGCGCTTTCGACGCCATGCGCGAGTACATCGACCGTGAAGCCGTCCGCCTCGATCTGCCTGCCAGCTTGTTGTGCCCGCGCCGCGGGTTGGAACGCTACATCGCCGCGCACGATTGGCCAGCAGAGCTGCACGGCTGGCGCCAAGGTTTGCTGCAAACGCAATTGGCGCCGCTGTTGCCTTGA
- a CDS encoding ISL3 family transposase: MVDALDLPGLRVIQIHPATLASASEGGRVRRVEVEPTFIPTACPKCQSTRLYRHGLRRQSYADAPHFGEPTVLEVHRRRWRCRDCKTLFPDPLPEMDENRRATGRLIRFVQSRTLEHTFASIGRDVGISDVSVRHIFDDMVRDLERRYRFATPRWLGIDEVKIIGKYRCILTNVEKNTVYDLLDSRVMADLRTYFRQFPNRKDVELFSTDLWNNYATVAKEFFPDAIVVADRFHIQRMGTNGMEAARKAIRKGLTRKVRLQLKDERHVMLKHGSRLNDRGREILGAIHRDFPSLALAWRCKERFFAIWEQTDRQSASEAMDAWIASVPPEMAVFFKEALSALATRRNHILNYFDHRITNAYTESINRLAKSINRMGRGYSLEVIRAKMLYDTNALKKGTMVERVATPVLDDDAGGLGVGYMTYTTARSVRSRVRYDTRLVCYGAHIPTLCDKLEAGAFEDQPAGIQLPNTCSSNCALQNGN; encoded by the coding sequence ATGGTTGATGCGCTGGATTTACCGGGACTCCGCGTCATTCAGATTCACCCCGCAACGCTGGCGTCCGCGAGCGAAGGAGGACGTGTCCGGCGTGTGGAAGTCGAACCGACCTTCATCCCAACGGCCTGCCCGAAGTGCCAGTCAACCCGGCTCTACAGGCACGGCCTGCGCCGGCAGAGCTATGCGGATGCCCCTCACTTCGGTGAGCCCACGGTGCTGGAGGTCCATCGTCGCCGGTGGCGATGCCGTGACTGCAAGACTCTGTTTCCGGACCCGCTGCCGGAAATGGACGAGAACCGCAGGGCCACCGGTCGATTGATCCGGTTCGTCCAATCCCGCACGCTCGAGCACACCTTCGCGTCGATCGGTCGGGACGTGGGGATTTCCGATGTCAGCGTGCGACATATCTTCGATGACATGGTGCGCGATCTGGAACGCCGGTATCGGTTTGCAACGCCGCGTTGGCTGGGCATCGATGAGGTCAAGATCATCGGCAAGTACCGGTGCATCCTCACCAACGTCGAGAAGAATACGGTCTACGACTTGCTGGACTCCAGGGTCATGGCGGACCTGCGGACGTACTTTCGCCAATTCCCCAACCGCAAAGACGTCGAGCTGTTCTCGACCGACCTGTGGAACAACTACGCCACGGTCGCCAAGGAGTTCTTCCCCGATGCCATCGTGGTGGCGGACCGCTTCCACATCCAGCGCATGGGCACGAACGGCATGGAAGCTGCCCGCAAGGCGATCCGGAAAGGCTTGACCCGCAAGGTGCGGTTGCAACTCAAGGATGAACGTCACGTCATGTTGAAGCACGGATCCCGGCTGAACGACCGCGGGCGCGAGATCCTCGGCGCCATCCATCGTGACTTCCCTTCCCTGGCGCTGGCTTGGCGTTGCAAGGAGCGCTTCTTCGCCATCTGGGAGCAGACGGATCGCCAGTCCGCGTCCGAAGCGATGGATGCATGGATCGCCTCAGTGCCACCGGAGATGGCGGTGTTCTTCAAGGAGGCCCTGAGCGCCCTGGCCACCCGCCGGAACCACATCCTCAACTATTTCGACCACCGCATCACGAACGCCTACACTGAGTCCATCAACCGACTGGCGAAAAGCATCAATCGAATGGGCCGCGGATACTCACTTGAAGTGATCAGGGCCAAGATGCTCTATGACACCAACGCCCTGAAAAAAGGGACGATGGTGGAGCGTGTCGCGACGCCGGTACTGGATGATGACGCGGGCGGCCTTGGCGTTGGGTACATGACGTACACCACGGCCCGATCAGTTCGCTCAAGGGTCCGTTACGACACCCGACTGGTTTGCTACGGCGCGCATATCCCCACCCTGTGCGACAAGCTGGAAGCCGGAGCCTTCGAGGATCAGCCCGCAGGTATTCAACTACCGAACACGTGTTCGTCTAACTGTGCCCTGCAGAATGGCAATTGA